A genomic window from Sulfurospirillum diekertiae includes:
- a CDS encoding Fe-S-containing hydro-lyase: protein MSKTYHLTAPLSEADVVQLKAGDIVYLTGVVYTARDAAHKKLVDLLDAGQALPFDMKGAVIYFVGPTPPKPGDPIGSAGPTTSYRMDSYSPKLINEQGLKGMIGKGKRSQEVLDACVKSKAIYFGATGGAGALLARQIKKAEVIAYPELGPEAIRRLEVVDFPLTVINDTFGADLYKMGRAQYEVFS, encoded by the coding sequence ATGAGCAAAACTTATCATTTAACAGCACCACTTAGTGAAGCAGATGTAGTACAACTTAAAGCGGGCGATATTGTTTATTTAACAGGTGTTGTCTATACAGCACGTGATGCAGCACACAAAAAATTAGTTGATCTTTTAGATGCAGGACAAGCACTTCCTTTCGATATGAAAGGTGCAGTAATTTATTTTGTTGGACCAACTCCTCCAAAACCAGGCGATCCAATCGGTAGTGCAGGTCCTACAACGTCATACAGAATGGACTCATACTCACCAAAACTTATCAATGAGCAAGGTCTTAAAGGTATGATTGGTAAAGGTAAACGTAGCCAAGAAGTTTTAGATGCATGTGTTAAATCAAAAGCCATTTATTTTGGTGCAACGGGTGGTGCGGGTGCACTTCTCGCACGTCAAATTAAAAAAGCCGAAGTGATTGCCTATCCAGAACTTGGCCCTGAAGCCATCAGAAGACTTGAAGTCGTTGATTTTCCTTTAACGGTTATTAATGATACCTTTGGTGCAGATCTTTACAAAATGGGTCGTGCACAATACGAAGTGTTCTCATAG
- the larA gene encoding nickel-dependent lactate racemase, which translates to MKVSVGYGKDEKFELDINDKQLVGVYNPNGVPKIDYNKAIDDALANPLGKESFDHFSDTNERIVFIVNDGTRPTPTRKVLARIYPKIKDKDIYFIVATGCHRAPTEEEWHFILGKEIYEDLKAKNRLWSHDSHNDAMVYLGKSTNGTEMYLNKIVAEAKKVCAIGSVEPHYFAGYTGGRKAFLPGVAAYDTIQQNHLLALHPNAQALSLKGNPVHEDMMDAMSVLQHIDVFAIMTVLDSDHDICAVTAGDLSDSFYAGIDKADEVFCVNIPQKADIVISVAPYPMDIDLYQSQKALDNGKLALKDKGILIMVAKCRTGIGEEGFFKLMSSAHSAQAVLDKIKCGYKLGYHKAAKMAEINLWAQSWAVSELSDEEMKAVHLKPYHDLHVALADAIKEKGENASIIVLPFGSITVPKLLNNKEG; encoded by the coding sequence ATGAAAGTTAGTGTGGGCTATGGAAAGGACGAAAAATTTGAGTTGGATATTAACGATAAACAGTTGGTAGGTGTATATAATCCAAATGGTGTTCCCAAAATTGATTACAATAAAGCGATTGATGATGCCTTAGCCAATCCTCTTGGGAAGGAGAGTTTTGATCATTTTAGTGATACCAATGAACGTATCGTTTTTATTGTCAATGATGGTACGCGCCCTACTCCAACGCGAAAAGTGCTTGCGCGCATCTATCCCAAAATTAAAGATAAAGATATTTATTTTATTGTTGCAACGGGGTGTCATAGAGCACCCACAGAGGAAGAGTGGCATTTTATCTTAGGTAAAGAGATATACGAAGATCTCAAAGCAAAAAATCGCCTTTGGAGCCATGATTCGCACAATGATGCAATGGTTTACCTTGGCAAATCGACTAATGGGACAGAGATGTATCTCAATAAAATCGTAGCGGAAGCTAAAAAAGTGTGTGCCATTGGTTCGGTTGAACCACATTATTTTGCAGGCTACACAGGTGGACGAAAAGCGTTTTTACCCGGTGTTGCAGCATACGATACGATCCAGCAAAACCATCTTTTAGCGCTTCATCCCAACGCGCAAGCCCTTTCTTTAAAAGGTAACCCTGTACATGAAGATATGATGGATGCGATGAGCGTACTTCAACATATTGATGTCTTTGCCATTATGACCGTTTTAGATAGCGACCACGACATCTGCGCGGTTACTGCGGGTGATTTGAGTGATTCCTTCTATGCTGGTATTGATAAAGCAGATGAAGTTTTTTGTGTAAATATCCCCCAAAAAGCGGATATTGTTATCTCTGTTGCTCCGTATCCTATGGACATTGACCTTTATCAGTCTCAAAAAGCACTTGACAATGGGAAATTGGCGCTTAAAGACAAAGGTATACTCATCATGGTAGCAAAATGCCGTACTGGTATTGGCGAAGAAGGATTTTTTAAACTCATGAGTTCCGCACATTCAGCTCAAGCGGTGTTGGATAAAATCAAATGTGGCTATAAACTGGGTTACCACAAAGCGGCTAAAATGGCGGAGATTAACCTTTGGGCACAAAGTTGGGCGGTGAGTGAACTCAGTGATGAAGAGATGAAAGCGGTACACTTAAAGCCATACCATGATTTACATGTAGCTCTCGCTGATGCCATTAAAGAAAAAGGTGAAAATGCCAGCATTATCGTGCTTCCTTTTGGTTCGATTACCGTTCCAAAATTGTTAAATAATAAAGAGGGCTAA
- a CDS encoding DASS family sodium-coupled anion symporter, whose protein sequence is MSKKAISMLIPVLVVLVVWFIPAPEGLSVNAWHFLAIFLGVVVGLVLEPVPAALVGWIGVCLVALLGIIDPKPAEGIKWALSGFSNSIIWLIFAAFMFAAGYQRTGLGKRISLIMVKFMGKSSLGLGYAVAFADLLLAPFMPSNTARSGGTIFPIAINIPQIFNSTPENEPRKLGAYITWVAMAATCVTSSMFLTALAPNLLAIDLIAKSAKVTIEWGAWAKIMIPLMLPLFLLTPLLAYIVYPPTQKKSPEAPIWAANELKKMGAISFKEIMMLLFAVLALVLWIFGKELHIDATTAAISIVGLMVLCNVISWDDIIGNKGAWNVLVWFSTLVALAGGLAKVGILKWIGTLAESSLTGLPPMTLMISMLVVFFLLHYFFASVTAHVSALVPVFALIAVKFIAPEQLPAFLILFAGSLGIMGIITPYGTGPSPIWYGAGYISQARWWALGALFAVIYLAVLLLGVFIFV, encoded by the coding sequence ATGTCGAAAAAAGCAATATCCATGCTGATCCCAGTATTGGTAGTGTTAGTTGTGTGGTTTATCCCTGCTCCTGAGGGATTGAGTGTTAATGCATGGCACTTTTTAGCAATTTTTCTAGGAGTTGTTGTAGGTCTTGTTCTTGAACCAGTCCCTGCTGCACTTGTTGGTTGGATTGGTGTGTGTTTAGTTGCCTTACTGGGCATTATTGATCCCAAACCTGCTGAGGGTATTAAGTGGGCACTTTCTGGCTTTTCCAACTCTATTATTTGGTTGATCTTTGCCGCATTTATGTTCGCTGCAGGTTATCAAAGAACAGGTCTTGGTAAAAGAATTTCTCTTATCATGGTTAAATTTATGGGTAAAAGTTCACTCGGTCTTGGCTATGCTGTGGCATTTGCTGACCTCCTTCTTGCTCCATTTATGCCATCAAATACCGCAAGAAGTGGTGGTACGATTTTCCCTATCGCGATCAACATCCCACAAATCTTTAACTCTACTCCCGAAAATGAGCCAAGAAAACTTGGTGCATATATTACTTGGGTAGCAATGGCTGCAACATGTGTGACAAGCTCTATGTTCTTGACAGCACTTGCTCCAAATCTTTTAGCGATTGACCTTATTGCTAAAAGTGCAAAAGTGACCATTGAATGGGGAGCATGGGCAAAAATCATGATTCCATTGATGTTACCTCTTTTCTTATTAACTCCATTGTTGGCATACATCGTATATCCTCCAACACAAAAAAAATCTCCAGAAGCACCAATTTGGGCTGCTAATGAACTTAAAAAAATGGGAGCTATCTCATTTAAAGAGATTATGATGTTGTTGTTTGCTGTGCTAGCACTCGTTCTTTGGATTTTCGGTAAAGAATTGCATATTGATGCTACAACCGCAGCGATCTCTATTGTTGGTTTAATGGTTCTTTGTAACGTAATCTCTTGGGATGATATTATTGGTAACAAAGGTGCTTGGAACGTTTTAGTATGGTTCTCCACTCTTGTTGCACTTGCCGGTGGTTTAGCCAAAGTAGGCATCCTTAAATGGATTGGTACCTTAGCAGAATCTTCTCTAACAGGTCTTCCTCCAATGACATTGATGATTTCTATGCTTGTTGTATTCTTCTTGCTACACTATTTCTTTGCAAGCGTTACAGCACATGTTTCAGCGTTGGTTCCTGTCTTTGCATTGATCGCTGTTAAATTTATTGCTCCTGAGCAATTACCAGCATTTTTGATTCTTTTCGCAGGAAGTCTAGGTATTATGGGTATTATCACTCCATATGGTACAGGTCCATCTCCAATTTGGTACGGTGCTGGTTATATTTCACAAGCACGTTGGTGGGCATTGGGTGCACTCTTTGCTGTGATTTATCTTGCCGTTTTACTTCTAGGCGTATTCATTTTTGTATAA
- a CDS encoding fumarate hydratase — protein sequence MREIKYEEIVKSVKDMILYSATNLPKDAYKALEDAYKTEKSEVCKQVLKQILDNADIAANEARPLCQDTGLAVFFVKVGEDVKVVGGSLKKAINEGTEQGYKEGYLRASTCHWDTRANLKDEIGYNLPAVIHFDLVEGDVLDIEYAAKGGGSENVSRATVFAPAKGRKGIVEYVKQVISDAGPNPCPPLTVGVGIGGTFEKAVISSKHALFRELGSKNPDPVLESMEEELMVLLNNLGIGAMGMGGTNTVLGVHIEKNPCHIASLPVSVNVQCHSSRHMHIKL from the coding sequence ATGAGAGAAATTAAGTACGAAGAGATCGTCAAAAGTGTAAAGGATATGATCCTTTATAGTGCAACCAACTTGCCAAAAGATGCTTACAAAGCGTTGGAAGATGCATACAAAACTGAAAAAAGTGAAGTATGTAAACAAGTTCTTAAACAAATTTTGGACAATGCGGACATCGCAGCCAATGAAGCAAGACCTCTTTGCCAAGATACGGGCTTAGCCGTCTTTTTTGTCAAAGTCGGTGAAGATGTTAAGGTTGTTGGTGGTAGTTTGAAAAAAGCGATCAACGAGGGAACAGAACAAGGCTATAAAGAGGGTTACTTAAGAGCGTCTACCTGTCATTGGGACACCCGTGCAAACTTAAAAGATGAAATCGGTTACAACCTTCCAGCGGTGATTCACTTTGACCTTGTTGAAGGGGATGTATTAGACATTGAATATGCTGCAAAAGGTGGCGGTTCTGAAAACGTTTCTCGCGCAACCGTATTTGCTCCTGCAAAAGGAAGAAAAGGTATTGTTGAATACGTTAAACAAGTCATTTCAGATGCAGGTCCAAATCCTTGTCCTCCATTAACTGTCGGTGTTGGTATTGGTGGAACCTTTGAAAAAGCGGTTATCTCTTCAAAACATGCTCTCTTTAGAGAACTTGGAAGCAAAAATCCAGATCCAGTTTTGGAGTCAATGGAAGAAGAGTTAATGGTTCTTCTTAATAACTTAGGTATTGGTGCTATGGGAATGGGTGGGACAAATACAGTTCTTGGCGTTCATATTGAGAAAAACCCATGCCATATTGCGAGCTTGCCAGTGAGCGTTAACGTTCAATGCCACAGTTCACGTCACATGCATATCAAGCTATAA
- the larC gene encoding nickel pincer cofactor biosynthesis protein LarC, translating into MRVLYYDCLSGISGDMNLGALLDVGVEEAYLRQELSKLSLDSAFELVIQKASKMGIGGTKVTVKLTPQWHIHAHHHEHRTFKSIEAIINNSTLSPSIKERSLKMFWMVAMAEGKIHGKEPQEVGFHEVGAVDSIVDIVGAAICLEALHVKKIMASKIELGGGFVQCTHGMLPVPAPATLEILQNVPVTLGRVTFETTTPTGAAIIKANVDVYEKMPSLLIEKIGYGIGHKDFSIPNVLRVFLGEEEEAALLEEVVLETNIDDMSPEILAYVQEKLFEAGAKDVYTTAITTKKNRLGVKLSVLVSQQKEAKAMEIIFAETSSIGLRRSLVHKIMLEREMKRVGTPFGEISVKCVFLQGKMLKYKAEYEECKQAALKHNVPILKIYESVTMAMKDKKDDSKI; encoded by the coding sequence ATGAGAGTTTTGTACTATGACTGTTTGAGTGGTATCAGTGGCGATATGAATCTTGGCGCACTTCTTGATGTGGGTGTGGAAGAAGCCTATCTTAGACAAGAACTCTCAAAACTCTCTTTGGACTCTGCCTTTGAACTCGTGATTCAAAAAGCTAGTAAAATGGGCATTGGTGGAACAAAAGTAACCGTCAAACTCACACCTCAATGGCATATACATGCACATCATCATGAACATCGAACATTTAAAAGCATTGAAGCGATCATTAACAACAGTACCCTTTCTCCAAGCATCAAAGAACGAAGTCTTAAAATGTTTTGGATGGTGGCAATGGCTGAGGGAAAAATCCATGGTAAAGAGCCACAAGAGGTAGGCTTTCATGAAGTGGGGGCAGTTGATTCTATCGTCGATATTGTAGGCGCTGCGATCTGTTTGGAAGCTTTACATGTAAAGAAGATTATGGCTTCAAAAATTGAGCTTGGTGGCGGGTTTGTGCAATGCACACATGGCATGCTTCCTGTGCCTGCTCCTGCAACGCTTGAGATTTTACAAAATGTGCCTGTAACGTTAGGTCGCGTGACATTTGAAACAACGACACCTACGGGTGCAGCAATCATTAAAGCCAATGTGGATGTTTATGAGAAGATGCCCTCTTTGCTAATTGAAAAAATCGGCTATGGCATTGGCCATAAAGATTTTTCAATTCCCAATGTATTGCGTGTTTTCTTGGGTGAAGAAGAGGAAGCGGCTCTTCTTGAAGAGGTGGTACTAGAAACCAATATTGATGATATGAGCCCTGAAATACTTGCATACGTACAAGAAAAACTTTTTGAAGCGGGTGCTAAAGATGTCTATACAACCGCTATTACAACTAAAAAAAATCGTTTGGGTGTGAAGTTAAGCGTTTTGGTTAGTCAACAAAAAGAGGCAAAAGCGATGGAAATTATTTTTGCTGAGACTTCTTCCATTGGACTGAGACGCTCACTTGTTCACAAAATTATGTTAGAGCGTGAGATGAAACGTGTTGGTACACCCTTCGGTGAAATTAGTGTGAAATGTGTTTTTTTACAGGGGAAAATGCTCAAATATAAAGCGGAATACGAAGAGTGCAAACAAGCAGCTCTCAAACATAATGTACCAATTTTAAAGATTTATGAGAGTGTAACTATGGCAATGAAAGATAAAAAAGATGACTCAAAAATATGA